AGGGAACTCACCGAAGAAGAAATTGTTCAAATAGAAAACCAGGTTGATTCATACTTAAAGTAAGAGCAAATAATCCACTGTAAAGACTTTGAGCGAAAATTAATCCCGTACCACTTGTTGTGATACGGGATTCTGTTATTTTATAAGTTCGTTATAAATAATTGCATTCCTATTTTTCCCTATTCGTTTCCTCTTCAATTAAAACCCGGCGAAGGATTTTGCCAACCATTGATTTAGGTAATTCAGTTCGAAATTCAACCTTCTTCGGCACTTTATACTGGGTCAGTTGCTGCCGACAAAACTTAATAATTTCATCTTTTTTGGCTTGTTCGCCCTCTTTAATAACAACAAAAGCCTTTAAAACTTCACCCCTGCTGCGGTCCCTTATACCTATGACCGCGGCCTCTTTTACTTTGGGATGCTCATAAAGCACTTCTTCCACTTCTCGGGGATAGATATTATAGCCCATACTGATAACCATATCTTTCTTACGATCCACAATATAGGTGAAGCCTTTCTCATCCATCCAAGCAATATCCCCAGTATATAGCCAACCCTCCCGGAGAACTTTTTCAGTTTCCTCCGGCATATTCCAGTAGCCCTTCATTACCTGGGGTCCACGGATGCATAACTCCCCGATTTCACCCGGCAGCAATTCCCTTGTTCCAGTTTCTAGGTCCACAATCTTAAATTCGGTGTTGGGGATGGGTAAACCAATGGAACCATCAATTTTTTCGTTAACGGGATTGCAATGAGTAACCGGCGACGCTTCTGTTAAACCATAACCTTCTACCAGTTTCGCTCCTGTAACAGCTTCAAACTTTTGTTGCACCTCCGCCGGCAGCGGAGCCCCACCGGACAGACATACACGTACAGATGAAAGATCATATTTTCTCACATCGGGGTTGGCGATAACAGCCACATAAAGGGAAGGTACTCCCTGAAAAACCGTGGGACGATAAAATTCAATTTGTTTAAGTAAATTCATAGCCTCTAGCCGAGGAATTAAAATCATGGTCGATGCCAAGTAAACAGACAGGTTCATACAGGTGGTCATGGCAAACACATGAAAGAAAGGAAGCACACAAAAGAACCTTTCCATTCCTTCCCGACAGCTGTCTAACCAGTATCTGGTTTGTACGACATTGCTGGAGAGATTTCCATGGGTAAGCATGGCCCCTTTTACAATTCCTGTGGTACCCCCGGTATACTGGAGCAGGGCGATATCCTTCTCTACATTTAAATTAATTTCCGGCAAAGCTGGCAAATACTTAACCAAAAGTTGTTCGAAAGAGTATGCCTCCTTTTCCGTACTGAGACATGTTTTAGACAACTGATTTAGATCATTGCCAAGGTCTAAATATTCCTGTATCTCGGTGGAAATAACAGTTGTTATGGCTGTTTGCGGTAGTACCTTCATAACCTTTGGCTTTAATTGCTCCAGCAGGATAATGGTCTCTGCTCCAGAGTCCTTAAGCAGATAAAGCAATTCCCGCTCCGTATACATGGGATTTACCATCACCCCAACCGCCCCTATCCTTAAAAGAGCATAATAGGAGATAACTAGTTGGGGACAGTTGGGCAGTAGGATAGCAATTCGGTTCCCTTTCTTTATTCCCAAGTCATAGAGTGCTGTGGCAATTCGATCAACTCTTTCTTTCAGTTCAACATAGGTTATTTCCTGGTTTAAGAATACGATCGCCGGGTTTACTGGGTACTTTTCTGCGGAACGTTGCAAAAAATGATATAAGGAAACCCCGGGAAGGTCTAAGCTGGTAGGTATTCCTTCCGGGTAATGGCTATGCCAAAATTGTTTGTTTGTCAATAATTTACCCCCTTGGTTGGAAACCGTTTTACCCATCTCCCTTTGAAGTTTTTCTGTATCAGAGGGTAATTTTCCTTTAGAAAATGTGTCGAAGTTTATTTTTCCACCACTAATTATTGTAATGACTAAGGTCAGCAAAGTTATAACTATTTAATTGTTGGTTGAGGTTTTGTTGAATAGCATATAATGCCCTGTGCATGGGACACCTGGCAGTATGATTCTTGTTACAGCTTTCCGGCGCAATTAAACAGCGGTTCACCTCTACTGGTCCCTCCACTGCTTCCACCACATCCAGCATGGTAATGTCCTTTGGCTCCCTGGCCAGGGCATAACCACCACTGACTCCACGGTAGGATTCAATGATCCCAGCAGCGGTCAGGGAACGTAAAATTTTTAGTAAAAACCGAATGGGAATATTCTCTTGCTCGGCAATTGCTTTGGCCTCTGACACTTGTCCTTTCGGTAACCGAGATAAATATAAAACTGCACGGAATGCATAGTCCGTTGCCTGATTTAATTTCATGAAGTATACCTCTTTCTAAAAATGTATACCTGTTTAGTGTGTTTTAAAGTTTACTATACAAATCCCAAAAGTCAAGTTATCCTCTACATATCCATTAGAAAAGTCCTGTCGGTTTCCCAGTAGGACCCTTCCTTTAATATTCTATTACCTTTAAATAGAATTATGCTCGGTTCTGGCAATAATTTCATCCTGTAAGGCTTTACTTAGATTACAAAAATAATCACTGTAACCCGCTACCCGGACAATCAAGTCTCGGTATTGTTCAGGGTTCCGTTGGGCCTCCCGTAGGATTTTAGCATCCACCACATTAAATTGTATATGGTGACCGTCCAACTTAAAATAGGCCCGCACCAAATGAGTTAGTTTGTTAAGACCCTCGTCACCTGCCAGCACCGAAGGAGCAAACTTCTGGTTCAACAGGGTGCCCCCGGTGCGTATGTGATCCATCTTAGCAGCCGATTTAATCACCGCCGTAGGACCTTGACGATCGGCACCCTGAACTGGGGAAATCCCTTCGGATAGTGGTTGCCAGGCCCTTCGGCCATCCGGTGTGGCACCAATCACTGAACCAAAATAAACATGACAGGTGGTTGGCAAAAGGTTAATCCGGTAAACGCCACCCTTGGTATTGCTCCTCCCGTTAACTTCCTGGTAGAAGATATCAAAGATGGTTGTCATTATTTCATCAGCAAAATCATCATCATTGCCGTATTTCGGTGTTTTATTTAGGAGCACCTGACGCACCTTTTCCTGACCGGCAAAGTTTAAGTTTAATGCTTCTAGTAGTTGAGGCATGGTAAAGGTCCCTTGCTCAAAGATATGATATTTTAAGGCAGACAGGCAATCCGTTAGGCTGCCCAAACCAACCCCCTGGATATAGGTGGTATTATAGCGGGCACCACCGTCGTTATAATCTTGCCCCTTGGCAATGCAATCATCAATCAAGATTGAAAGAAAGGGAGCAGGCATATAGGTGGCATATAAACGCTCAATAATGTTGTTGCCTTTTACTTTTATATTCACAAAATAGTTTAGCTGCTGCTGAAAGGCCTCTAATAGCTGGCCAAAGGAATTAAACCCAGTGGGGTCACCGGTTGCAGGACCCAGTTGTCTGCCCGTTCGTGGATCTTGACCGTTATTTAATACCAGTTCCAGAATTTTTACCAGATTGAGATAGCCGGTTAAAATATAGCTTTCCTTGCCAAAGGCCCCTGTTTCCACACAGCCGCTGGCACCGCCAGCACGGGCATCTTCAATGGTTTTCCCCTGGCGCAGTAGTTCTTCAATGATGGCATCGGCATTGAAGATCGAGGGTTGCCCCCAACCTTTGCGAATGATCTGGCAGGCCCGTTTAAGGAAGCGGTCCGGGTTCTTTTTACTGAGTTGAATGTTCGAACTGGGCTGCAGCAGCCTCATCTCATCAATGACATCCAGTACCAGGTAGCTAACCTCATTGACACCATCAGAGCCATCCCGCTTTAAACCGCCGCTGTTGATATTGGCAAAGTCTGTATAGGTACCGCTTTCTTCCGCTGTTACCCCAACTTTGGGTGGGGCCGGTTGGTTATTAAACTTGACCCAAAAACACTGCAGCAACTCCTTAGCCTGATCCTTTGTTAATGTTCCTTCCCGTATCCCCCTTTGATAAAAGGGATTCAGATGCTGATCCAATCTGCCGGGGTTAAAGGCATCCCAGGTGTTTAATTCGGTAATGACACCCAGGTGGACAAACCAGTAGGACTGCAGGGCTTCCCAAAAGTCCCTGGGTGCCTGGGCAGGAACATGGGTACAAACTTCTGCAATGCGTTCCAATTCGGCCCTTCTACCTGCATTTCTTTCCTGGCTCGCCAGTTCCCGGGCCTTTTCCGC
This genomic interval from Desulforamulus reducens MI-1 contains the following:
- a CDS encoding RrF2 family transcriptional regulator, producing the protein MKLNQATDYAFRAVLYLSRLPKGQVSEAKAIAEQENIPIRFLLKILRSLTAAGIIESYRGVSGGYALAREPKDITMLDVVEAVEGPVEVNRCLIAPESCNKNHTARCPMHRALYAIQQNLNQQLNSYNFADLSHYNN
- a CDS encoding long-chain-fatty-acid--CoA ligase translates to MTNKQFWHSHYPEGIPTSLDLPGVSLYHFLQRSAEKYPVNPAIVFLNQEITYVELKERVDRIATALYDLGIKKGNRIAILLPNCPQLVISYYALLRIGAVGVMVNPMYTERELLYLLKDSGAETIILLEQLKPKVMKVLPQTAITTVISTEIQEYLDLGNDLNQLSKTCLSTEKEAYSFEQLLVKYLPALPEINLNVEKDIALLQYTGGTTGIVKGAMLTHGNLSSNVVQTRYWLDSCREGMERFFCVLPFFHVFAMTTCMNLSVYLASTMILIPRLEAMNLLKQIEFYRPTVFQGVPSLYVAVIANPDVRKYDLSSVRVCLSGGAPLPAEVQQKFEAVTGAKLVEGYGLTEASPVTHCNPVNEKIDGSIGLPIPNTEFKIVDLETGTRELLPGEIGELCIRGPQVMKGYWNMPEETEKVLREGWLYTGDIAWMDEKGFTYIVDRKKDMVISMGYNIYPREVEEVLYEHPKVKEAAVIGIRDRSRGEVLKAFVVIKEGEQAKKDEIIKFCRQQLTQYKVPKKVEFRTELPKSMVGKILRRVLIEEETNREK
- the hypD gene encoding trans-4-hydroxy-L-proline dehydratase yields the protein MKERVAALKQQSLETPPWLSTERAQLLTGFYKNAGDTSTPVKRALAFQYLMEHKTICINDGELIVGERGPAPQASPTYPELCCHSMQDLQILNDREKIPFLVSDQAKEVYREEIIPFWQGKSMRDKIFQEMSEEWKQAYEHGIFTEFMEQRAPGHTVLDDKIYRKGFLDFQREIAESLQKLDYYNDPKAYYKQEQLKAMRICADAIIRFAQRHAEKARELASQERNAGRRAELERIAEVCTHVPAQAPRDFWEALQSYWFVHLGVITELNTWDAFNPGRLDQHLNPFYQRGIREGTLTKDQAKELLQCFWVKFNNQPAPPKVGVTAEESGTYTDFANINSGGLKRDGSDGVNEVSYLVLDVIDEMRLLQPSSNIQLSKKNPDRFLKRACQIIRKGWGQPSIFNADAIIEELLRQGKTIEDARAGGASGCVETGAFGKESYILTGYLNLVKILELVLNNGQDPRTGRQLGPATGDPTGFNSFGQLLEAFQQQLNYFVNIKVKGNNIIERLYATYMPAPFLSILIDDCIAKGQDYNDGGARYNTTYIQGVGLGSLTDCLSALKYHIFEQGTFTMPQLLEALNLNFAGQEKVRQVLLNKTPKYGNDDDFADEIMTTIFDIFYQEVNGRSNTKGGVYRINLLPTTCHVYFGSVIGATPDGRRAWQPLSEGISPVQGADRQGPTAVIKSAAKMDHIRTGGTLLNQKFAPSVLAGDEGLNKLTHLVRAYFKLDGHHIQFNVVDAKILREAQRNPEQYRDLIVRVAGYSDYFCNLSKALQDEIIARTEHNSI